A genomic stretch from Deinococcus radiotolerans includes:
- the rpiA gene encoding ribose 5-phosphate isomerase A: MDLEVLKREAALRAVALVKSGDRVGLGTGSTAKYAIEEIGRKLAAGELTGVVGVATSEASDVLARQVGIPVEPLDPRPLDIAIDGADEIAPNLDLIKGLGGALLREKLTEVQARRFVVIADHTKVVGQIGEKSALPIEIARFGFLSTIERLRAILPSGRLRQPGAQPYVTDNGNYIFDAQIPAGTDIASLERQLKGTLGVVDTGLFLGMAERAFVAAPDGVTELTPR, translated from the coding sequence ATGGATCTGGAGGTCTTGAAGCGCGAGGCGGCCCTGCGTGCCGTGGCCCTCGTGAAGAGTGGGGACCGGGTGGGCCTGGGGACGGGCAGCACTGCGAAGTACGCCATTGAGGAGATTGGCCGGAAACTCGCGGCGGGTGAACTGACGGGCGTGGTGGGCGTGGCGACCAGCGAGGCCAGTGACGTGCTGGCCCGGCAGGTGGGCATTCCCGTGGAGCCGCTCGATCCGCGCCCGCTAGACATCGCGATTGACGGTGCGGATGAGATCGCGCCGAACCTCGACCTGATCAAGGGTCTGGGCGGGGCGCTGCTGCGCGAGAAGCTGACCGAGGTGCAGGCGCGGCGGTTCGTCGTGATCGCCGACCACACGAAGGTCGTGGGGCAGATTGGCGAGAAGTCCGCGCTGCCCATCGAGATCGCCCGCTTCGGGTTCCTGAGCACCATCGAGCGCCTACGCGCCATCCTCCCGTCGGGGCGGCTGCGGCAGCCCGGCGCGCAGCCGTACGTGACGGACAACGGCAACTACATCTTCGACGCGCAGATTCCCGCCGGGACGGACATCGCCTCGCTGGAACGCCAGCTGAAGGGCACGCTGGGCGTCGTGGACACGGGCCTGTTCCTGGGCATGGCCGAGCGGGCGTTCGTGGCCGCCCCG
- a CDS encoding peroxiredoxin, with protein MSDLVQVPEVGSDFPAFTLKDASGQAHSMAEYAGRYVVLYVYPKDDTPGCTREACDFRDNALLREHGAAILGVSADDADSHARFAEKFSLPFPLLSDPGASFLRSIGSYGTKNMYGKVTEGIKRQTFLIGPDGRLVKSWLAVKVDGHADHVAAAIEKDRAAKGGN; from the coding sequence ATGAGTGATTTGGTGCAGGTTCCAGAGGTCGGGTCAGACTTCCCGGCGTTCACCCTGAAGGACGCGTCGGGGCAGGCGCATTCGATGGCGGAGTATGCGGGGCGGTACGTGGTGCTGTACGTGTACCCGAAGGACGACACGCCCGGCTGCACGCGTGAGGCGTGTGATTTCCGGGATAACGCGCTGTTGCGGGAGCATGGCGCGGCGATTCTGGGCGTGAGCGCGGATGACGCGGACAGTCACGCGAGGTTCGCGGAGAAGTTCAGCCTGCCGTTCCCGCTGCTGAGTGATCCGGGCGCATCGTTCCTGCGGTCCATCGGGTCGTATGGGACGAAGAACATGTACGGGAAGGTCACGGAGGGGATCAAGCGGCAGACGTTCCTGATCGGCCCGGATGGGCGGCTGGTGAAGTCGTGGCTGGCGGTGAAGGTGGACGGGCACGCGGATCACGTGGCGGCGGCCATCGAGAAGGACCGCGCCGCGAAGGGCGGGAACTGA
- a CDS encoding DUF402 domain-containing protein, with protein MKRKDGRYLQFFPGVQGTQRVLTLPEGWLVDVTFTHVPEPHAVTVHGVTVPTLVVGARWLTLVPTQRYAALLVILYGEAPVFAYADVCAATGLDEDGLPGLDDLYLDVRATLDPEWRPGVPEIIDTDELDAALHSGEITPDQHALAWATAREVEHELVHNTFPLLQAIQAFVSPVS; from the coding sequence GTGAAGCGTAAGGATGGCCGGTACCTCCAGTTCTTTCCCGGTGTGCAGGGTACGCAGCGCGTCTTGACGCTGCCCGAGGGCTGGCTGGTGGACGTGACGTTCACGCACGTTCCAGAGCCGCACGCGGTGACCGTTCATGGGGTCACGGTGCCTACCCTGGTCGTCGGGGCGCGCTGGCTGACGCTGGTGCCCACACAGAGGTACGCGGCGTTGCTCGTCATCCTGTACGGCGAGGCGCCCGTGTTCGCCTACGCGGACGTGTGCGCTGCCACCGGGCTGGACGAGGACGGCCTGCCCGGGCTGGACGACCTGTACCTCGACGTGCGCGCCACACTTGACCCTGAATGGAGGCCCGGCGTGCCGGAAATCATCGACACAGACGAACTTGACGCCGCCCTACACAGTGGCGAGATCACCCCAGATCAGCACGCACTGGCTTGGGCCACGGCACGTGAAGTGGAACATGAGCTGGTCCACAACACGTTCCCTCTGCTTCAGGCCATCCAGGCCTTTGTGTCGCCAGTGTCGTGA
- a CDS encoding DUF402 domain-containing protein, which translates to MKRKVFDLREWPRVTRHTQTVLHVPGHVIVDFVAHDVIRPLDVPIPGRDGLRRVLDSGYRWVRAHPTTGDGIPGSALTMQLDAAGRPVQYYIDLHGGEGWHDSGYPWHDDLYLDVIGHPAEHDAWIVDATAIIDSDELDDAVTQGLVTPAQADATWTHARQVEAQLLTGTYSPVDVLKRYLEDPYT; encoded by the coding sequence ATGAAACGGAAAGTCTTCGACCTGCGCGAGTGGCCGCGCGTCACCCGGCACACCCAGACTGTCCTGCACGTCCCCGGGCACGTCATCGTGGATTTTGTGGCGCACGACGTCATACGGCCCCTCGACGTCCCCATCCCCGGACGGGACGGACTGCGGCGCGTGCTCGACAGCGGTTACCGCTGGGTGCGCGCCCACCCCACCACCGGGGACGGCATACCCGGCAGCGCACTGACCATGCAGCTCGACGCCGCCGGGCGACCCGTGCAGTACTACATTGACCTGCACGGCGGCGAAGGCTGGCACGACAGTGGGTACCCCTGGCATGACGACCTGTACCTTGACGTGATCGGTCACCCTGCCGAACACGACGCGTGGATAGTGGACGCAACGGCCATCATTGACAGCGACGAACTCGATGACGCCGTCACCCAGGGCCTCGTCACGCCCGCCCAGGCCGACGCTACGTGGACGCACGCCCGGCAGGTGGAAGCGCAACTCCTGACAGGCACCTACTCACCTGTGGACGTCCTCAAGCGCTACCTGGAAGACCCGTACACCTGA
- the purN gene encoding phosphoribosylglycinamide formyltransferase — MNLGFLASHGGSAARHLVEACRAGDLNATPVALVSNNSRSPALAWAREAGLTVAHLSSAKHPDPDDLDAALLDVLVGAGADTLVLSGYMRELGPRVLTHFAGRLVNIHPSLLPRHGGRGMYGDRVHESVLASGDAESGATVHLVTAGIDEGPILAQARVPVLPGDDLASLKARVQATEGDLMLRAVRSLA, encoded by the coding sequence ATGAACCTCGGCTTTCTCGCCTCGCACGGCGGCAGCGCCGCGCGGCACCTCGTCGAGGCCTGCCGCGCGGGCGACCTGAACGCCACACCGGTCGCGCTGGTCAGCAACAACAGCCGCTCCCCGGCCCTCGCCTGGGCGCGCGAGGCGGGTCTGACCGTCGCGCACCTCAGCAGCGCCAAACACCCCGACCCGGACGACCTCGACGCCGCCCTCCTGGACGTTCTGGTCGGGGCAGGCGCGGACACGCTGGTCCTCAGCGGCTACATGCGTGAACTCGGGCCGCGCGTCCTGACGCACTTCGCGGGCCGCCTCGTGAACATCCACCCCAGCCTCCTGCCCCGCCACGGCGGACGCGGCATGTACGGCGACCGCGTCCACGAGAGCGTCCTCGCCAGCGGCGACGCGGAGAGTGGTGCCACCGTCCACCTCGTCACTGCCGGCATCGACGAAGGCCCTATCCTCGCGCAGGCCCGCGTGCCCGTCCTGCCCGGCGACGACCTCGCCAGCCTCAAGGCCCGCGTGCAGGCCACCGAAGGCGACCTCATGCTGCGCGCCGTCCGCAGCCTCGCGTAG
- a CDS encoding dipeptidase: MTTPDLSALLDRDRANAELFDLLRIPSVSADPTRTADMAATAEFLRAKLTGLGFTARIDPTAGHPVVYAERLNAPGQPTVLIYGHYDVQPEAPLEEWVTPPFEPTIRDGRIYARGSTDDKGQAYAHVKGVELLLTQGELPVNVKFLLEGEEEIGSPNLEPYLRDHAGALKADVIVISDGSRFAPDVPTITYGVRGLSYVEIHVQGANRDLHSGSYGGAAPNPINALAEIITRLKDDQGRVTIPGFYDGIDDLTDTERQMWADLPHDDAAFAASIGVPALPGEAGYTTLERLWGRPTLDVNGIWGGYQGEGSKTVIAAKAGAKVSMRLVPGQDPERITQLITEYVPTLAPAGTTAAVHPHHGGRPFKFDLNSPYNLAANRALKRVFGREAVFARTGGSIPIVAAFNDLLHAPVLFVDLGLNEDAPHSPNESFAVSDYHNGILTSAYLLQELGAQTSTE, encoded by the coding sequence ATGACCACGCCTGATCTGAGTGCCCTGCTCGACCGTGACCGCGCCAACGCGGAGCTGTTCGACCTGCTGCGCATCCCCTCCGTCAGCGCCGACCCCACCCGCACGGCCGACATGGCCGCCACCGCCGAGTTCCTGCGCGCCAAACTGACGGGCCTGGGCTTCACGGCCCGCATCGACCCGACCGCCGGGCATCCCGTCGTGTACGCCGAGCGCCTGAACGCCCCCGGTCAGCCCACGGTGCTGATCTACGGCCACTACGACGTGCAGCCCGAGGCGCCCCTGGAGGAATGGGTCACGCCGCCCTTCGAGCCCACCATCCGGGACGGGCGCATCTACGCGCGCGGCAGCACCGACGACAAGGGCCAGGCGTACGCACACGTCAAGGGCGTGGAACTGCTGCTCACGCAGGGCGAACTGCCCGTGAACGTGAAATTCCTGCTCGAAGGCGAGGAGGAGATCGGCAGCCCCAACCTTGAACCGTACCTGCGCGACCACGCCGGGGCACTGAAAGCCGACGTGATCGTCATCAGTGACGGGAGCCGCTTCGCGCCCGACGTGCCCACCATCACCTACGGCGTGCGCGGCCTCAGCTACGTCGAGATTCACGTCCAGGGCGCCAACCGCGACCTGCACAGCGGCAGCTACGGCGGCGCCGCCCCCAACCCCATCAATGCGTTGGCGGAGATCATCACGCGCCTCAAGGACGACCAGGGCCGCGTGACCATCCCCGGCTTCTACGACGGCATTGACGACCTGACCGACACCGAACGTCAGATGTGGGCCGACCTGCCCCACGACGACGCCGCGTTCGCCGCCAGCATCGGCGTGCCCGCCCTGCCCGGCGAAGCCGGCTACACCACCCTGGAACGCCTGTGGGGCCGCCCCACTCTCGACGTGAACGGCATCTGGGGCGGCTACCAGGGCGAAGGCAGCAAGACCGTCATCGCCGCCAAGGCCGGCGCGAAGGTCAGCATGCGCCTCGTCCCCGGACAGGACCCCGAACGCATCACGCAGCTCATCACCGAGTACGTGCCCACCCTCGCGCCCGCAGGCACCACCGCCGCCGTCCACCCGCACCACGGCGGCCGCCCCTTCAAGTTCGACCTGAACAGCCCCTACAACCTCGCCGCGAACCGCGCCCTGAAGCGCGTCTTCGGCCGCGAAGCCGTGTTCGCCCGCACCGGCGGGAGCATCCCGATCGTCGCCGCGTTCAACGACCTCCTGCACGCCCCGGTCCTGTTCGTGGACCTCGGCCTGAACGAGGACGCCCCCCACAGCCCCAACGAGAGCTTCGCCGTCAGCGATTACCACAACGGCATCCTCACCAGCGCCTACCTCCTCCAGGAACTCGGCGCGCAGACCAGCACCGAATGA